In the genome of Rubidibacter lacunae KORDI 51-2, the window GCGCGGTGGGGCAGGTTCGTACAAAGCTGCGTCCAAGCGCAAACGGGTGATGGTGTGGATGCTGCGGTCGGTGAGTGCCGCCAGCAGGTCCAGAGCCGCAAAGCTACTGTCAGCAATGAGCATCAACTGCCGACGAGGGAGCCAGCGGCGGACCTGAGTCACCATCTGCCGCGCCCAATCGGTCAGGGTCTGGTGGCGACGCCCCTGCTGCTGGTTGTAGCGCGCGGAGGGAGTCAGCGCCGTCAAGACCGGCAGCGCCCAGAGACGCTGTGCCCAGGGAACTTTGACCAGGAGCATCAGGCTGAGCCAGCGCAGTCCACTCGCCTTGACGCAGTGGTCGCGACTGGAGCGGACGGGGTCGCGGTAGATGCCCCGAGCGGCGATGCGTCGCCCCCAACGGCGCTC includes:
- a CDS encoding IS701 family transposase encodes the protein MDFSQLLQVFAPLFSVPVWRSALLLATGAVLAPGKRTVTSALRVLGLAHTRQYPNFHRVLSRARWSPLAASQLLLNQLLATFAPTGPLLLVIDDTIERRWGRRIAARGIYRDPVRSSRDHCVKASGLRWLSLMLLVKVPWAQRLWALPVLTALTPSARYNQQQGRRHQTLTDWARQMVTQVRRWLPRRQLMLIADSSFAALDLLAALTDRSIHTITRLRLDAALYEPAPPR